Part of the Rhodococcus sp. OK302 genome is shown below.
AAACTGGCGTTTGCGTACCCCAGACGTATGAATACGCCCGCCGCTCCGCGCAGTACCGAATCACGGGTGGCTTCCGCCCGTTCCTGCCTCACCATCGATCCGGCCTCCAATAACCACACATCGAACGCATCCTGACCCTCACCCGTTCACAGCGTCAAAATGGAAGGCACGGTCCAGCTTTCGGCGCACCTTTACAAACAAATCGCATTTGTCCATCAAACGATCGTGATACAGCCAACACAGCTTAGACTGCGATCCCGGTTCTACCGACAGGCACGCCTGCGTTAACCCTCCAATTGAGGGTCGGCCTCGAGATTGGTGAGCCCGTTCCAGCACAAATTCACCAAGTGCGCTGCTACGACTTCCTTGGACGGCGAGCGCTCGTCGAGCCACCACGTAGCCGTCGTCGACACCATTCCGACCAGCGCCTGCGCGTACATCGTTGCTAGTCCGGGGTCGAATCCACGCCGCGAGAAGTCCCCGGCCAGGAGGTATCCCACCTGACTGATCGCGTCGTTGAGGAGACTGGAATAAGTACCGCTGGGCGCCACGACAGACGAATCGCGAACCAGGATCCGGAAGCCGTCGGTATGTTCCTCGACATACGTGAGCAAAGCCAACGCAACCCGTTCGACTCGAACTCTCGAGCGATTCTGGGACAGCGAAGACGTGACCATCTCCAGCAGCCTCGACATCTCCCGGTCGACCACGACGGCGTACAAACCTTCCTTGCCGCCGAAATGTTCGTAGACGACCGGTTTCGACACGTTGGCACGCTGAGCGATTTCCTCGATCGAGGTTGCTTCGTATCCACGCTCGGCAAAGAGCGCCCGACCGATCTCGATCAACTGCTGGCGACGCTGGGTGCCCGTCATCCGGACCCGAATCGCTCGCTCGGGTGCGCGGTCACCGCCCGTCGGACCGGGAACCGTTGCCATGACTGCCTCTTTCCACCGTGCCGTCGGGCGGTTGTTACCGCACCTGTGGAAGCAAGCCTATCGGCACCTCGCGACCCGAAACCGAGGAGCGGTTCGACCTACGTGGGGTCGGCATGCGATTATTCTCTCGCGCAATCCACCGAAAGGTACGGAGAGCGTGGCAGTCCGCCGTGGTGTAATGGCAGCACCTCTGATTTTGGTTCAGATAGTTCAGGTTCGAGTCCTGGCGGCGGAGCTGGTAGTTGATGATCTGCCGCAGTTGTTGATCTATAGAGGGAGCTCAAACCAGTGCAAACCGCCGTGATCGTTCTCGCAGCGGGTGCAGGCACTCGGATGAAGTCCAAAACTCCCAAGGTCTTGCACACTCTCGCCGGCCGAACCATGCTCGCGCATTCACTCCACGCCGCGGCGGCCCTTAATCCGACTCATCTCGTGACCGTCGTCGGACACGATCGTGAGCGAGTAGCCGCAGCCGTGACATCCGTCGCCGCAGATCTGCACCGCTCGATCACCATCGCGGTGCAGGACGAGCAGAAGGGCACCGGGCACGCCGTCAGTTGCGGCCTCGAAGGCTTGCCGGCCGATTTCCGCGGCACCGTCCTGGTCACCGCCGCCGACGTCCCCCTCCTCGACGGCACGACCATCGCAAACCTTCTCGAGCGCCACACGAGCGCACCGGCCGCCGCCGTGACGGTGCTGACGTCCACGGCTACGGATCCCACCGGCTACGGCCGGATCCTGCGCACTACCGACGGCGAAGTCAACGCCATCGTCGAGGAGAAGGAAGCGACCGAGTCGCAGCGTTCGATCACCGAGGTCAACTCGGGCGTCTACGCCTTCGATTTCGAGACGCTGCGCGACGCACTGGCATCGCTCGATTCGAACAACGCGCAACACGAGTTCTATCTCACCGATGTGATCATGATCGCCCGACGAGCCGGAAAACGAGTTCGAGCGCAGCACATCGCGGATTCGGTTCTCGTCGCCGGCGCCAACGATCGTGTGCAGCTCGCTACCCTGGGTCGCGAATTGAACCGTCGGATCGTCGAAAAGTGGATGCGCGCCGGAGTATCCGTCGTTGATCCCGCGAGTACGTGGATCGACTGCGACGTCACCCTCGAGCAGGACGTCACGCTGCTTCCCGGAGTGCAGCTGACCGGTACCACTTCGGTCGGCGAAGACGCTGTGATCGGCCCGGATACAACTCTGACGGATATGACGGTGGGCGCCCGAGCAACTGTCGTCCGTTCACACGCCAGCGGGTCGACGCTCGGCGAGGACTCCACGGTCGGACCCTTCGCTTACATCCGCCCGGGAACGAACCTCGGCGCCCACGGCAAACTCGGCGCCTACGTGGAGACCAAGAACGCCGAGATCGGCGCACATTCGAAGGTTCCGCATCTTACCTACGTCGGCGATGCCACCATCGGCCATCACAGCAACATCGGAGCTTCGAGCGTCTTCGTCAATTACGACGGGGTGAACAAGACCCGTACTGTTGTGGGGTCGCATGTCCGGACCGGATCGGACACCATGTTCATCGCTCCGGTTCGAGTAGGTGACGGTGCCTACACCGGCGCCGGCACGGTACTGAAATTCGACGTTCCGCCGGGGGCTCTCGCAGTCTCGGGTGGGCAGCAACGCAATATCGAGGGTTGGGTCGAGAAGAAACGTCCCGGCACTCCTTCAGCCGTTGCAGCTGCAACGGCTGCGGAATCAGAGCGCACAGATCAGCAAGTACAAAAGGATGGCATGAACCAGTGACCGCGAATTGGATCGACAACCAGAAGAACTTGATGTTGTTCTCGGGTCGAGCGCATCCCGAATTGGCTGAGCAGGTGGCGAAGGAACTCGATATCCGCGTCACTCCGCAGACTGCGCGTGATTTCGCGAACGGTGAGATCTTTGTTCGCTTCGAAGAGTCTGTTCGCGGCTCCGACGCGTTTGTTCTGCAGAGCCATCCGGCGCCCCTGAACACGTGGGTCATGGAGCAGCTCATCATGATCGACGCTCTCAAGCGTGGATCCGCCAAGCGCATCACCGCAGTTCTGCCGTTCTACCCGTACGCCCGTCAGGACAAGAAGCACCGCGGACGCGAGCCGATCTCCGCTCGCCTCATCGCGGATCTGCTCAAGACCGCCGGCGCCGACCGCATCATCACGGTCGATCTGCACACCGACCAGATCCAGGGCTTCTTCGACGGCCCCGTTGACCACATGCACGCGCAGGGCCAGCTCGCCCAGTACGTGAAAGAGAATTACGGCACCGACAACATCTGCGTCGTCTCCCCGGACGCCGGCCGCGTCAAAGTTGCCGAGAAGTGGGCCGATGCGTTCGACGGCGCTCCGCTGGCGTTCGTGCACAAGACCCGCGACCCTCTGGTCCCGAACCAGGTCAAGTCCAACCGCGTCGTCGGCGACGTCAACGGACTCACCTGCGTGCTGATCGACGACATGATCGACACCGGCGGCACCATCGCCGGCGCCGTCAAGGTTCTCAAGGACGCCGGTGCGGGTGATGTCATCATCGCCACCACCCACGGCATCTTCTCGGATCCGGCTGCCGAGCGATTGGCTGCCTGCGGCGCCAAGGAGGTCATCACGACCAACACGCTCCCGATCCCCGAGTCCAAGCAGTTCCCGACGCTGACGATTCTGTCCATCGCACCTCTGCTCGCTCGGACCATCAAGGAAGTTTTCGAGAATGGTTCTGTGACTTCACTGTTCGACGGCAGCGCATAGTTCTAGCGTGTCCACGGGCGCGTATCGGCGACTTTTTCACGGTCCCCGATACGCGCCCTTCGCATTTCACCGAGCCTGGTGTACCCACATCCGGACCAGACCGATCAGTCTTCACGAAACCATTTGCGCGACACACAGATACCGCCAAATCCGACAATCGGCATGATCTTGATCACGCCCTCGTGGAGAATCCCAGGTCGATGTTGGGCCGGTGTTCACCGCCCCGCAAACTTCGCCTAATGTGGCTCGTCGTGATCGACGCGCAAACCTTGGAATCCCGGCCAGAATCTCATTCACTGAATTCATCAGTTCCGACGGTCCGGCGGTGGCGCCCAGGATCTTGTGTCTGGTGTGGCGACGACACCTCCGTCGAAATGTTCCGCAATGAACCGCGCTGCGAAAAGTGCCGCGAAAACGAAGGCATCATCGACGACGCCAAGCGCTTCCTCGGAATGTACGGCTTGCGCCCGCTCGGCGGAACGCTGCAGTCCGACGACGACGAAGAGCGCGAGTACCGCGTCACCGCCCGCGAAGCTCGCCGCGTCCTCAACGAAATCCGAATGGACGTCCTTCCCGACGCAACCGCCGTGCGCAAGGCAATTCGCCCCCGCGCCGCATCCGTCGTCGCCGACACGTCACCCGCGCGCGCCGCTCGCCCCTCCAGCACCGGCACCGCGACACGCGTAGCCGCTCCGGTGAAGACGGACACCGTCGACATCAACACGCTGCAGACGCGCGTTCTGGGGCTTCTTGATCAGCTCGGCACCGTCGACGAGCAGATCAAGGTCGCCGAACTCGCTCAGGGCCTTCCGGCTCGCGCCCGTCTGAGCGATCTCAACAAGCAGAAAGCAACTGTGCTCCGCACGCTGGCTGCCCTCGAGAAGGCTCGCATCGCCGCCTCCAACTAATTCCCTCGCGTCCGTCCCACGGCCCTGTCTCGTTTGTCGAGATGGGGCCGTTCTGTATTCCCGGCACGGCTTCAACTCATCCACCGACACGGCGATGCGGGGCGGTTGCCCGATCGCAGGTAGCTTTACGAATCGTGAATGACATCACCATCACCTTTGTCGTGCTTGCCGTAGTCGTGGCGCTCTTTGTCATCGGCCGGATCCCGGTCGGAATTATCGCAATCGGAACAGCGCTGGCACTGTACGCGACCGGGGTGATCTCGATGGAGCAGGCACTGGCCGGATTCGGCGATCCGACAGTCGTATTCATCGCCGCGCTGTTTGTCGTGAGTGAGGCGCTCGACGCCACCGGCGTAACTACGTGGGCGGGCGAGAAACTGCTCGCCAAGGTCGGTGATTCGCGGGTTCGGTTGGTGAGCGCGATCATGTTGCTGGTTGCGGCGCTGACCGCGTTGATCAGTGTCAACGGAGCAGTAGCTGCCTTGATCCCGA
Proteins encoded:
- a CDS encoding TetR/AcrR family transcriptional regulator, with product MATVPGPTGGDRAPERAIRVRMTGTQRRQQLIEIGRALFAERGYEATSIEEIAQRANVSKPVVYEHFGGKEGLYAVVVDREMSRLLEMVTSSLSQNRSRVRVERVALALLTYVEEHTDGFRILVRDSSVVAPSGTYSSLLNDAISQVGYLLAGDFSRRGFDPGLATMYAQALVGMVSTTATWWLDERSPSKEVVAAHLVNLCWNGLTNLEADPQLEG
- the glmU gene encoding bifunctional UDP-N-acetylglucosamine diphosphorylase/glucosamine-1-phosphate N-acetyltransferase GlmU, with amino-acid sequence MQTAVIVLAAGAGTRMKSKTPKVLHTLAGRTMLAHSLHAAAALNPTHLVTVVGHDRERVAAAVTSVAADLHRSITIAVQDEQKGTGHAVSCGLEGLPADFRGTVLVTAADVPLLDGTTIANLLERHTSAPAAAVTVLTSTATDPTGYGRILRTTDGEVNAIVEEKEATESQRSITEVNSGVYAFDFETLRDALASLDSNNAQHEFYLTDVIMIARRAGKRVRAQHIADSVLVAGANDRVQLATLGRELNRRIVEKWMRAGVSVVDPASTWIDCDVTLEQDVTLLPGVQLTGTTSVGEDAVIGPDTTLTDMTVGARATVVRSHASGSTLGEDSTVGPFAYIRPGTNLGAHGKLGAYVETKNAEIGAHSKVPHLTYVGDATIGHHSNIGASSVFVNYDGVNKTRTVVGSHVRTGSDTMFIAPVRVGDGAYTGAGTVLKFDVPPGALAVSGGQQRNIEGWVEKKRPGTPSAVAAATAAESERTDQQVQKDGMNQ
- a CDS encoding ribose-phosphate diphosphokinase → MTANWIDNQKNLMLFSGRAHPELAEQVAKELDIRVTPQTARDFANGEIFVRFEESVRGSDAFVLQSHPAPLNTWVMEQLIMIDALKRGSAKRITAVLPFYPYARQDKKHRGREPISARLIADLLKTAGADRIITVDLHTDQIQGFFDGPVDHMHAQGQLAQYVKENYGTDNICVVSPDAGRVKVAEKWADAFDGAPLAFVHKTRDPLVPNQVKSNRVVGDVNGLTCVLIDDMIDTGGTIAGAVKVLKDAGAGDVIIATTHGIFSDPAAERLAACGAKEVITTNTLPIPESKQFPTLTILSIAPLLARTIKEVFENGSVTSLFDGSA